ATAGACATCCCAAAAATATTATACAATGGACAGATAATTAACAATACAGAATCATTCCAAATTGCTATTTTCCAATGAGCTTCGAATCCTATGTGCAATAAACTGAATCTAAAGACGGGAAACAATGGAAGTTTTGGTTGTCATGTGGCATTGGCATTCATGGTATGCTACTAAAAGTGGTTTTGTTTCATGGTGGTGATATACTAACAATGGCGAGATCATGAAGAACTGATAATAGATGCTTGATTTCTTACCAAGCCGAGCGAGGCGGTTGACCCAGCGAGGAATAGGCTTCCCCGTCAATCTGGTGCACACATCATTACAGAAGTGGTTGCAGTTCTTGGTGATAAGATGGTACGTGTTCCCGGAGTATTCCTCTGCTAGTTTCTCCATAAATGCACGGACCTCCTTCGGATCCAAATCCGTTCTTCCGATCAAAATTGATTTTCTGAACACAAAGCCGGGGCATTGCTTCGGTTCCACTTCGAAAATCCCAGTCGTTGCATGGTCATGAGCTCCAAAGGCATATTCAACGCCATGTACTGCATCgcattaaaataaaacattcatgccaataaacaaatacaaatatcCACATACAAGTCTACCATAAAGATCTCAAATCAAAGgatgaaaacaaacaaacatatgtatattcttttttattaccacaataataaaatcaattaaaaattggGAAAATTGCTTGGAATTGAGTTCATTCGAGAGTAAAGGTTCTCAATTTATCAAACCCAAAACATGAAAACTGAATTCTAATTACCCTTTCAGAATCAAATCACTCAGAAACTCTTTGATTCTTCCTAAAACATAAAACCCAAGTTCAACTTTATCGAAATTCCACTACCCGGATCCAAAAATTTAGACTTTGATaccaatttgttgagttttcaTTCAACCAAAACACACGACCAGATCTAAGACTTTCTCCACAGCCAAACAGAAgataacccaaaaaaaaaacaacgaaAAACCTATTAAAATTCATTACCTTGGACGCCGGAATGGTAGACTCCGAGGCCGAGCCAATAGGCGTAGCCATTGATCGGAGTAAGATCGTACACGTTCAGATAAACGGGCACCTTCccaatcttcttcttcctcggcaCCAATACCATCCTACAAAGCATTTTCTCTTTCTATCTCTCTCCCCGTGAAGATTAGAATCCAAAAACTCCCGAACCAAAATTGAATTCGTAAACGGAGAGCTCCAGCTGCCCCAAAAGCCAGCGAGAACTGCCAAAACCGAGGGCGCCTCGGAAATTGCAGAGGTTTCGGGAGGG
Above is a window of Malus sylvestris chromosome 15, drMalSylv7.2, whole genome shotgun sequence DNA encoding:
- the LOC126605550 gene encoding deSI-like protein At4g17486, with translation MLCRMVLVPRKKKIGKVPVYLNVYDLTPINGYAYWLGLGVYHSGVQVHGVEYAFGAHDHATTGIFEVEPKQCPGFVFRKSILIGRTDLDPKEVRAFMEKLAEEYSGNTYHLITKNCNHFCNDVCTRLTGKPIPRWVNRLARLGFFCNCVLPAGLNETKVRQVRSDGVCNGDKKKLRSHSTNCASSNPRSSSLKSSTAESAGRSSRQRHCVPPSQSLVHSSSTSAVTLKL